In a single window of the Dinghuibacter silviterrae genome:
- a CDS encoding ATP-binding protein, giving the protein MCGFANAQGGKIFIGMDDDGEVSGIDDYKRLMEDIPNKTVNHLGVMVDVNHCKKGDKHYLEIDVPVSSVPISYHGVYHYRSGSTKQELKGVSLQNWLLKKMGRHWEDIPASASSLNDLDQDSILAFLKRATVHSRIPNEARQYDIPALLENLHLLTSDGQPTQAAVLLFGKRPSQFVPTCTIKIGRFGKSEDELLFHDVIETNLISMPSDVLRKLTDRYIGRPISYKGLERLEPMEYPEPALREAILNAIVHKDYSSTWTFLRVYDDKIEIWNPGPLPEELTIQKLKGRHSSYPRNPHIAEVFFKAGYIEAWGRGTTNMIQECLAAGLPEPILEEDQGGVRVTFLKDIYTKEHLTQLGLSDRKIYAVLYIKEKGYITNSQYQKALQVSDRTALRDLEDLVQREVVVKMGERKSTRYLLKK; this is encoded by the coding sequence ATATGTGGCTTCGCCAATGCCCAGGGCGGGAAGATATTCATTGGTATGGACGATGATGGCGAAGTCTCGGGGATCGATGACTACAAAAGGCTTATGGAAGATATCCCCAATAAAACAGTCAACCACCTTGGAGTAATGGTAGATGTCAATCATTGCAAAAAAGGCGATAAACATTATCTTGAAATCGACGTACCGGTAAGTAGTGTCCCAATTTCCTATCATGGTGTATATCACTACCGGAGCGGCAGTACCAAACAAGAGTTGAAGGGCGTTAGTCTTCAAAATTGGCTCCTCAAAAAAATGGGGAGGCACTGGGAAGATATTCCCGCCTCTGCTTCAAGCCTCAACGACTTGGACCAGGATAGTATTCTCGCTTTTCTAAAAAGGGCAACCGTCCATAGTCGCATCCCGAATGAGGCGCGGCAATATGACATCCCAGCGCTACTCGAAAACCTCCACCTGCTCACTTCCGATGGGCAGCCCACTCAGGCCGCCGTTCTCCTCTTCGGCAAAAGACCCTCCCAGTTTGTTCCCACATGCACCATTAAGATAGGTCGGTTTGGCAAAAGTGAGGACGAACTGTTGTTCCATGACGTCATCGAGACAAACCTCATCTCCATGCCAAGTGACGTACTGCGAAAACTCACCGATCGCTATATCGGCCGCCCCATATCCTACAAAGGGCTCGAACGTCTCGAACCAATGGAATACCCGGAGCCAGCACTTCGGGAAGCAATCCTCAACGCTATTGTTCATAAGGACTATTCCAGTACCTGGACCTTTCTGCGCGTTTATGACGACAAAATTGAAATATGGAACCCCGGTCCACTCCCCGAGGAGCTAACCATACAGAAGCTGAAAGGCAGACATTCTTCTTATCCTCGCAATCCCCATATTGCTGAAGTATTCTTCAAGGCAGGCTATATCGAGGCCTGGGGCAGGGGCACCACCAACATGATTCAGGAATGCCTGGCCGCAGGCTTACCGGAGCCAATATTGGAAGAGGATCAGGGAGGAGTTCGGGTCACTTTTCTAAAAGACATCTATACTAAGGAGCACCTGACCCAACTTGGCCTTTCAGATCGAAAGATCTATGCAGTCCTTTATATCAAGGAAAAAGGTTACATTACTAACAGCCAATACCAAAAGGCCTTACAAGTATCCGATAGGACTGCACTCAGGGATCTTGAAGACCTGGTCCAACGCGAGGTTGTAGTCAAAATGGGAGAAAGAAAGAGTACCCGGTACTTACTGAAAAAGTAA
- a CDS encoding outer membrane beta-barrel protein, which translates to MRNLIVCTFLLLTTVLSTSAQTHFQPGSIVNDNGDTLHGYIDYQQWRKNPKRIKFRQGNEDSPAQSYGLRDITYFSIDKQDAYVRAYVKEDMNSVDPGANEDVKDSFIQDTVFLKVLVIGKRLSLYALTDSKDHYYISDGPGRFNELIYKIHIVQLESGGTREDAVNEFRHQLLEFLPSEDSVSMAERIEGLPFSERPLMRVVKDLNGSSNTTFVNQYAQASPIRVQFYLGAGVSTSSLRFTGNDNGASPMSFNHSVGPLGEIGVDFTINQKWGDIALRLSVAYWTASFSGKENDNQGTDTYKLDMNIITPSVDVMYSFYKSKNMRLYAGLGVGINEASYPTNSYVTHKPGIIAQDTANMRLTPANSWFNLHYRVGGKIANHFGLEVEAIPTGSLTNNVDFKGSVANYSLKVLYYF; encoded by the coding sequence CCTGGAAGCATCGTTAATGACAATGGCGATACGCTGCATGGTTACATTGATTACCAGCAGTGGAGAAAGAATCCCAAAAGGATAAAATTCCGTCAAGGTAACGAAGACAGCCCCGCCCAATCCTACGGACTCCGGGACATTACGTATTTCAGCATTGATAAACAGGATGCCTATGTCCGGGCCTATGTGAAAGAAGACATGAATTCTGTAGACCCAGGCGCCAACGAGGATGTCAAAGACTCCTTCATCCAGGATACCGTTTTTTTGAAAGTCCTGGTCATCGGAAAGCGCCTTTCTTTGTATGCATTGACCGATTCAAAGGATCATTATTATATCAGCGATGGTCCTGGTCGTTTTAATGAACTGATTTACAAAATACACATTGTACAATTGGAGTCCGGAGGCACACGTGAGGATGCTGTCAACGAATTCAGACATCAGTTGTTGGAGTTCCTTCCAAGCGAAGACAGCGTGTCTATGGCCGAAAGGATTGAGGGTCTGCCCTTTTCGGAGCGTCCCTTGATGAGGGTGGTGAAAGACCTTAACGGAAGTTCAAACACGACTTTTGTGAACCAATATGCTCAGGCAAGCCCTATAAGGGTTCAGTTTTACCTGGGCGCTGGGGTATCCACCTCTTCTTTACGCTTTACCGGCAACGATAACGGAGCCTCTCCCATGTCCTTCAACCATTCAGTGGGACCTTTGGGTGAAATTGGAGTCGATTTTACGATCAACCAAAAATGGGGAGACATTGCCCTGAGACTGTCCGTTGCCTATTGGACAGCCAGCTTCTCCGGCAAGGAAAATGACAACCAGGGAACCGACACCTATAAACTGGATATGAATATCATTACTCCTTCGGTGGACGTAATGTACAGTTTCTACAAATCTAAAAACATGAGGTTGTATGCGGGTTTGGGTGTCGGAATCAATGAAGCAAGCTATCCCACCAACTCGTATGTAACCCACAAACCCGGTATTATAGCGCAGGACACGGCCAACATGCGCCTTACCCCGGCAAACTCCTGGTTCAACCTACATTACCGGGTTGGCGGCAAGATAGCCAACCATTTTGGGTTGGAAGTCGAAGCTATTCCTACCGGAAGCCTGACCAACAATGTTGACTTTAAAGGTTCGGTTGCTAACTATTCCTTAAAGGTGCTCTATTACTTCTAG
- a CDS encoding ATP-binding protein has product MDIPRIIEKQIEDELGKQKVVMLYGTRRTGKTTIIENIAARHGDDVLLLQGEDMQVAGLLQQRTITNYIQLTKGKKIVIIDEAQAIPEIGKILKLMIDNVKAITIIATGSSSFDPVNHTGEPLVGRNIVYHLYPIAQVELSALEDRFTTLRNLEQRLIYGGYPELWHLQHQQEQESYLRQMVNSYLLKDLLTLENVKGAGVLYKLLQMLAWQVGGQASTTELGNSLQLNKVTVERYLDLLAKAFIIFPLTGYSNNLRKEVSKSKKWYFYDNGIRNALINNFSSLQSRNDIGQLWEQYILSERIKHNNYRNYQPQYFFWRTYDGQEIDLIELDNKQHLQAFECKWQSQKVKIPTAFAKAYPDADFTLINQDNYLEWITG; this is encoded by the coding sequence ATGGATATCCCCCGAATAATAGAAAAGCAAATTGAGGACGAACTGGGTAAACAAAAGGTGGTTATGTTATATGGAACCCGGCGTACAGGTAAAACGACCATTATTGAGAATATTGCTGCCAGGCATGGCGATGACGTGCTTTTGCTGCAAGGTGAGGATATGCAGGTAGCCGGTTTGTTGCAGCAAAGAACTATTACAAATTACATCCAACTGACGAAGGGAAAGAAAATTGTTATTATCGATGAAGCGCAAGCTATTCCGGAGATTGGGAAGATACTGAAATTGATGATTGATAACGTGAAGGCCATCACTATTATTGCGACAGGTAGCAGCAGCTTTGATCCGGTAAATCATACCGGAGAACCTTTAGTGGGACGGAATATAGTATATCATTTATATCCCATTGCACAAGTAGAATTGTCTGCTCTGGAAGATAGATTTACTACTCTTCGGAATCTTGAACAACGATTAATTTATGGAGGATATCCTGAATTATGGCATCTTCAGCATCAGCAGGAGCAGGAGAGCTATTTAAGACAAATGGTAAATAGTTATTTACTCAAAGACTTATTGACACTGGAAAATGTCAAAGGCGCCGGTGTCTTGTATAAATTACTCCAAATGCTTGCCTGGCAGGTAGGCGGACAGGCAAGTACTACAGAGCTGGGAAATAGTCTCCAACTAAATAAAGTTACGGTAGAACGTTATCTGGACTTGCTTGCCAAAGCATTCATTATTTTCCCTTTGACAGGTTATAGTAATAACTTGCGTAAAGAGGTCAGCAAGAGTAAAAAATGGTATTTTTATGACAATGGCATTCGTAACGCATTGATCAATAATTTTAGCTCATTGCAAAGCCGCAATGATATTGGCCAATTATGGGAGCAATACATATTGAGTGAAAGAATAAAGCATAACAATTATCGAAATTATCAACCTCAATATTTCTTCTGGCGAACTTATGATGGACAAGAAATCGATCTGATAGAACTGGATAACAAGCAACATTTGCAGGCGTTCGAATGCAAATGGCAGAGTCAGAAAGTTAAAATCCCTACCGCTTTTGCAAAGGCTTATCCGGACGCTGATTTTACTTTGATTAATCAGGATAATTATCTGGAATGGATAACCGGATAA
- a CDS encoding ABC transporter permease, translated as MKYTTVEELLMDDGFLAWYHLSDDKQIEFWDAWIASSEEHRALARAAVQTLQYLQFRPQTQKNLQEKADQIWDRIKTNIRKEATPQKIKTKTASPVMLASSYMKVALRNFRNGKMHSLINISGLSVGMAVAVLIGLWIMDELSYNTYHANYSQTAQVMIHGTQNGSGFADGSVPIPLAQAIRSTHGSDFERIGLATFPGGGHTLAAGDNKFTEPGAFMEQEASDILALKLRKGSLSLSDPHTILLSETTAQKLFGARDPIGRIVKMDNNGRLVLKVTGVYEDVPDNDDFKDLHFLCPWELFVTSWDWIKPALTDWEFTATSILVQIPEHRDFNVLSAKIKDLITQNWKPKEKGIHEDVFLFPMSRWHLYSNFENGVNTGGLITFVWLFGIIGVFVLLLACINFMNLSTARSEKRAREVGIRKVMGSVRGQLIQQFLSESILIALMAFVLSLGLAQLVLPWFDGIAGKRLDMPWFNGWFWGMGLVFTLFTGIIAGSYPALFLSSFQPVKVLKGTFRLGRFAAAPRKVLVVFQFAISVLLINGTIIVFREINYAKDRPTGYDRAGLISIQETTPEVYNNYSIIRSELLRTGAATNMAESQCPVTNIFAGANGYDWPGKTAGQADNFAVVDVRHEFGQTIGWQVVQGRDFSKAYPSDSMGMILNESAVKFMGLKHPIGAIVHDRDHKTYTVIGIVKDIIQTNPYGNIPQTIYTILHEGGNFLTIRLNPALGPQEALKRVEAVFKQYNPAAPFAYTFADKDYAKKFGDEERLGSLALFFALLAIFISALGLFGLASFVAEQRTKEIGIRKVLGASLLSLWQLLSGEFAILILMSLVIATPLARYFMGQWLSHYNYRTGIPWWIFAGAGLGAMILTMSTVSYQSIKAALLSPVKSLRTE; from the coding sequence ATGAAGTATACAACGGTGGAAGAACTCCTGATGGACGACGGGTTTCTGGCCTGGTACCATCTGAGTGACGACAAACAAATCGAGTTCTGGGACGCCTGGATTGCGTCCAGCGAAGAGCATCGCGCGCTGGCGCGGGCGGCCGTACAGACCTTGCAATACCTTCAGTTCCGGCCGCAAACGCAAAAAAACCTCCAGGAAAAGGCGGACCAGATATGGGATCGGATCAAAACCAACATCCGAAAGGAAGCGACCCCTCAAAAAATAAAGACCAAAACCGCCAGCCCGGTCATGCTGGCCTCCTCCTACATGAAAGTCGCCCTGCGCAATTTCCGCAACGGGAAAATGCACAGCCTCATCAATATCTCCGGCTTGTCCGTGGGGATGGCGGTGGCCGTCCTGATCGGCCTTTGGATCATGGATGAATTGTCCTACAATACATACCACGCGAATTACAGCCAAACGGCCCAGGTCATGATCCATGGCACGCAAAACGGATCGGGCTTTGCCGACGGTTCCGTTCCCATCCCGCTCGCACAGGCCATACGTTCCACGCACGGCAGTGATTTCGAGCGCATAGGGCTGGCGACCTTTCCAGGCGGGGGGCATACCCTGGCGGCGGGGGACAACAAGTTCACCGAGCCGGGAGCTTTCATGGAACAGGAAGCGTCGGATATCCTGGCCTTAAAATTACGCAAGGGCAGCCTGTCCCTGTCGGATCCTCATACCATCCTGCTCTCGGAAACAACGGCCCAAAAACTTTTTGGCGCCCGGGACCCTATCGGCCGCATCGTCAAGATGGACAACAATGGCAGGCTGGTCCTCAAGGTTACAGGCGTATACGAGGATGTGCCCGACAACGACGACTTCAAAGACCTTCATTTCCTCTGTCCCTGGGAACTCTTTGTTACCAGCTGGGACTGGATCAAACCGGCCCTTACCGACTGGGAATTCACGGCGACGAGCATCCTGGTACAAATACCGGAGCACCGGGACTTTAACGTCCTTTCGGCGAAGATCAAGGACCTCATTACCCAAAATTGGAAGCCAAAAGAAAAAGGCATACACGAAGACGTGTTCCTTTTCCCGATGAGCCGGTGGCACCTGTATTCGAATTTCGAAAACGGTGTCAACACCGGGGGGCTTATTACCTTCGTCTGGCTCTTTGGGATCATCGGGGTGTTCGTACTCCTGCTGGCCTGTATCAATTTTATGAACCTCAGTACGGCCCGCAGTGAGAAACGGGCCAGGGAGGTGGGTATCCGGAAGGTCATGGGGTCCGTCCGCGGGCAATTGATCCAGCAATTCCTAAGTGAATCCATCTTGATCGCCCTGATGGCCTTTGTCCTGTCCCTGGGCCTGGCGCAGCTCGTGCTGCCGTGGTTCGACGGCATTGCCGGCAAACGCCTGGACATGCCGTGGTTCAATGGCTGGTTCTGGGGGATGGGTTTGGTATTCACACTTTTTACAGGAATCATCGCCGGGAGCTATCCGGCGCTCTTCCTATCCTCCTTCCAACCGGTCAAAGTGCTCAAGGGGACTTTCCGGCTGGGCCGGTTTGCCGCCGCTCCCCGGAAGGTCCTGGTGGTATTCCAGTTTGCGATCTCGGTTCTCCTGATCAACGGGACGATCATCGTCTTCAGGGAGATCAACTACGCGAAGGACAGGCCCACGGGCTATGACCGTGCGGGCCTGATCTCCATCCAGGAAACGACACCGGAGGTGTATAACAACTACAGCATCATCCGCAGCGAGCTCCTACGCACCGGGGCCGCCACCAATATGGCAGAATCCCAGTGCCCGGTTACCAATATATTCGCCGGCGCCAATGGGTACGACTGGCCGGGCAAAACGGCGGGCCAGGCCGATAATTTTGCCGTGGTAGATGTCCGCCACGAATTTGGCCAGACGATCGGCTGGCAGGTAGTACAGGGGCGTGATTTTTCCAAGGCCTATCCTTCGGATTCGATGGGGATGATCTTAAATGAAAGCGCGGTAAAGTTCATGGGCCTGAAGCATCCCATTGGTGCGATCGTCCACGACAGGGATCATAAAACCTATACCGTCATCGGTATCGTAAAAGACATCATTCAAACGAATCCGTATGGCAACATTCCGCAAACGATCTATACCATCCTCCACGAAGGGGGAAATTTCCTCACGATCCGTTTAAACCCGGCCTTAGGTCCCCAAGAGGCACTGAAAAGGGTGGAAGCCGTCTTTAAACAATACAACCCGGCGGCGCCGTTCGCCTACACTTTTGCGGATAAAGACTACGCCAAAAAATTCGGGGACGAAGAACGCCTGGGCAGTCTGGCCCTGTTTTTTGCACTCCTGGCCATTTTTATCAGCGCCCTCGGGCTGTTTGGCCTGGCGTCCTTTGTCGCCGAGCAAAGGACCAAAGAGATCGGCATCCGGAAAGTCCTCGGCGCCTCGCTGTTGAGCCTTTGGCAACTGCTCTCCGGAGAATTTGCTATACTTATCTTGATGTCGCTCGTGATCGCCACCCCGCTGGCCCGGTATTTTATGGGACAATGGCTCAGCCATTATAATTACCGCACCGGCATACCCTGGTGGATCTTTGCCGGGGCCGGGCTAGGGGCCATGATCCTGACCATGTCAACGGTTAGCTACCAAAGCATCAAAGCTGCCTTGTTGAGCCCGGTCAAAAGTTTACGGACGGAATAG
- a CDS encoding LytR/AlgR family response regulator transcription factor: MFLCVILLVKTHNSLKSIETSQIAYIKALDKLLYIYTFSGQVHIQDDSLEELEASLHPDHFFRINRKYLAHINAVAEPVSRRLRRLR; encoded by the coding sequence GTGTTCCTTTGTGTCATACTCCTGGTCAAAACCCACAACAGCCTCAAAAGCATTGAGACTTCCCAGATCGCCTATATCAAAGCCCTCGACAAGCTGCTCTATATCTATACCTTTTCCGGCCAGGTCCATATCCAGGATGACTCCCTCGAAGAGCTGGAGGCCTCGCTCCATCCGGATCATTTTTTTCGCATCAATCGCAAGTACCTGGCCCACATCAATGCCGTGGCTGAACCGGTGAGTCGCAGGCTGCGGCGGCTGAGGTAA
- a CDS encoding RDD family protein, whose product MPNKSLGKRSLATLLDYLVVYAFTYFYILAFGERAPNGTHVIHNSALLIPTAFWFIFIVLTEQYLGGTVGHQLFGLRVITADKHSLWLGRTLARRACDAIEISWCFGLIAYIIAQTSEKGQRLGDMVARTTVVAKKDLNVTIQFEFEQTGA is encoded by the coding sequence ATGCCCAACAAATCCCTCGGCAAACGCTCCCTCGCCACCCTCCTCGACTACCTCGTCGTCTACGCCTTCACCTATTTCTATATCCTCGCTTTCGGCGAAAGAGCGCCCAACGGCACCCACGTCATCCACAATTCGGCGCTATTGATCCCGACGGCGTTCTGGTTTATTTTTATCGTGCTCACCGAACAGTACCTCGGCGGGACGGTGGGTCACCAATTGTTTGGCCTGCGGGTGATCACCGCGGACAAACACAGCCTCTGGCTTGGCCGGACGCTGGCCCGGCGGGCGTGTGACGCCATAGAGATTTCATGGTGTTTTGGACTGATCGCCTACATCATTGCCCAAACTTCCGAAAAGGGCCAGCGGCTGGGGGACATGGTGGCCAGGACGACCGTGGTTGCCAAAAAGGACCTGAATGTTACCATTCAGTTCGAGTTCGAACAAACCGGCGCCTGA